Proteins from a genomic interval of Sphingomonas sp. Y38-1Y:
- the hisC gene encoding histidinol-phosphate transaminase translates to MIAPVPKPWIMGIAPYVPGRSKTDDGRTVAKLSSNENPLGTAPEARAAFTAAATSLDRYPDAGASALREAIGARYGLDPARVIYGTGSDEVLHLVAGAYAGPGDEVIFVRYGFAVYEIAARRVGATPVIAPDSDYATDVDAILASVTPATRIVYVANPNNPTGTFAGRDEIARLHAGLPRDVVLVIDQAYAEYIDAADDDGALELAKSEPNVIVTRTFSKIYGLAAERIGWGYGSAEAVEAMHRIRMPFNITTAGQGAAMAALEAQDFVEASRAHNAEWRAWLTEEVGKLGNAGLRAVPSKCNFVLVLFEGPVSAETAYKGLMDAGYIVRWLPGQGLPHGLRITIGTAEETQGVMAALRTIVERG, encoded by the coding sequence ATGATCGCACCCGTTCCCAAGCCCTGGATCATGGGCATCGCCCCTTATGTCCCCGGTCGGTCGAAGACCGACGACGGGCGCACCGTCGCCAAGCTGTCGTCGAACGAGAATCCGCTCGGCACCGCGCCGGAGGCACGCGCGGCGTTTACCGCGGCGGCGACGAGCCTCGACCGCTATCCGGACGCTGGCGCGAGCGCGCTGCGCGAGGCGATCGGCGCGCGCTATGGCCTCGATCCGGCGCGGGTGATCTATGGCACCGGGTCGGACGAGGTGCTGCACCTGGTCGCGGGCGCCTATGCCGGACCGGGGGACGAGGTGATCTTCGTCCGCTATGGCTTCGCGGTCTATGAGATCGCGGCGCGGCGGGTCGGCGCGACGCCGGTGATCGCGCCTGACTCCGATTACGCTACCGATGTCGATGCGATCCTGGCGTCGGTCACGCCGGCGACGCGGATCGTCTATGTCGCCAATCCTAACAACCCGACGGGCACGTTTGCGGGCCGTGACGAGATCGCGCGGCTCCACGCCGGGCTGCCGCGCGACGTGGTGCTGGTGATCGACCAGGCCTATGCCGAATATATCGACGCGGCCGACGACGACGGCGCGCTCGAACTCGCCAAGTCCGAGCCCAACGTCATCGTCACGCGCACCTTCTCCAAGATCTATGGCCTTGCCGCCGAGCGGATCGGCTGGGGCTATGGCTCGGCGGAGGCGGTCGAGGCGATGCACCGCATCCGGATGCCCTTCAACATCACCACCGCCGGCCAGGGTGCGGCGATGGCCGCGCTGGAGGCGCAGGACTTCGTCGAAGCGAGCCGGGCGCACAATGCCGAGTGGCGCGCGTGGCTGACCGAGGAGGTCGGCAAGCTCGGCAATGCGGGCCTGCGCGCGGTGCCGTCGAAGTGCAACTTCGTGCTGGTGCTGTTCGAGGGGCCGGTGAGCGCCGAGACCGCATACAAGGGCCTGATGGATGCGGGCTATATCGTCCGCTGGCTGCCGGGGCAGGGGCTGCCGCACGGGCTGCGCATCACGATCGGTACTGCCGAGGAAACGCAGGGCGTGATGGCGGCGCTGCGCACGATCGTCGAGCGGGGATGA
- a CDS encoding prephenate/arogenate dehydrogenase family protein yields the protein MSFARITVVGLGLIGSSVAHAVRARLPEARVTGYDGDPEVRRVASEIGLCDTIADDAAAAAREAELVVLCVPVGAMGAAASEMAGALPVEAIVTDVGSCKGSVVEALQTALPGRTIVPAHPVAGTEQSGPTAGFATLFNHRWCILTPPEGTDAAAVERVANFWRALGAEVETMAPDHHDRVLAVTSHLPHLIAYTIVGTASDLEEVTQSEVIKFSAGGFRDFTRIAASDPTMWRDVFLANREAVLDMLQRFSEDLALLQRAIRWGQGDALFDHFTQTRAIRRSIVEQGQDDARADFGRAHE from the coding sequence ATGAGCTTCGCTCGGATCACCGTCGTCGGACTGGGGCTGATCGGCTCGTCGGTCGCGCATGCGGTGCGTGCGCGGCTGCCCGAGGCTCGCGTCACCGGCTATGACGGCGATCCCGAGGTGCGTCGCGTCGCGAGCGAGATCGGGTTGTGTGACACGATCGCCGACGATGCCGCCGCGGCGGCGCGCGAGGCGGAACTGGTCGTGCTGTGCGTGCCGGTCGGCGCGATGGGCGCGGCGGCGAGCGAGATGGCGGGCGCGCTGCCGGTCGAGGCGATCGTCACCGACGTGGGATCGTGCAAGGGCAGCGTGGTCGAGGCGCTTCAGACCGCATTGCCGGGGCGCACGATCGTCCCCGCGCACCCGGTTGCCGGCACCGAGCAGAGCGGGCCGACCGCAGGCTTTGCGACGTTGTTCAACCATCGCTGGTGCATCCTGACCCCGCCCGAGGGCACCGATGCCGCCGCGGTCGAGCGGGTCGCGAACTTTTGGCGCGCGCTGGGGGCGGAGGTCGAGACGATGGCGCCCGACCATCACGACCGCGTGCTGGCGGTGACCAGCCACCTGCCGCACCTCATCGCCTATACGATCGTCGGCACCGCGTCGGACCTCGAGGAAGTGACGCAGTCGGAAGTCATCAAGTTTTCCGCGGGCGGCTTTCGCGACTTCACGCGCATCGCCGCGAGCGACCCGACGATGTGGCGCGACGTGTTCCTGGCCAATCGCGAGGCGGTGCTCGACATGCTTCAGCGCTTTTCGGAGGATCTGGCGCTGCTCCAGCGCGCGATCCGCTGGGGACAGGGCGATGCGCTGTTCGACCATTTCACCCAGACGCGCGCGATCCGGCGATCGATCGTCGAACAGGGTCAGGACGACGCGCGGGCCGATTTTGGGCGGGCGCACGAGTAG
- a CDS encoding lysine--tRNA ligase: MPIDVTPELRTAALASKAWPYEEARKLLARYPAGKPEGEAILFETGYGPSGLPHIGTFNEVLRTTMVRRAFETLSDQPTRLIAFSDDMDGLRKVPDNVPNRAMLTEHLGKPLTQVPDPFEKFESFAHHNNAMLRDFLDRFGFEYEFASASDYYASGRFDDTLKAVLRHYDAIMGVMLPTLGEERRATYSPVLPISPTSGIVLQVPVEVVDADAGLIAFQDDGQHIEQSILGGRAKLQWKVDWAMRWVALGVDYEMAGKDLIDSVTQSSKIARVLGARPPEGFNYEMFLDENGQKISKSKGNGLSLDQWLTYGPEESLAFYAYREPKKAKQLHLGVIPRAIDEYWQFRGNYAGQPVEQRLGNPVHHIHDGPPPEEALPVTFGLLLNLIGVMGEATKEQVWGYLGNYVADASPARYPALDALIGHAIAYVRDVAEKPVRRAPEGVEVAALERLDAELAALPEDASAEDIQNIVYEIGKTGGFEQLRDWFKALYETLLGSSQGPRMGSFIALYGVANTRALIAAALGRG; encoded by the coding sequence ATGCCGATCGACGTGACCCCCGAACTCCGCACCGCCGCCCTCGCTTCCAAGGCCTGGCCTTATGAGGAAGCACGAAAGCTCCTCGCGCGCTATCCCGCTGGAAAGCCGGAGGGAGAGGCGATCCTGTTCGAGACCGGCTACGGCCCCTCGGGCCTGCCGCATATCGGCACCTTCAACGAAGTGCTGCGCACAACGATGGTCCGCCGCGCGTTCGAGACGCTTTCGGACCAGCCGACGCGGCTGATCGCGTTCAGCGACGACATGGACGGGCTGCGCAAGGTGCCCGACAACGTCCCCAATCGCGCGATGCTGACCGAGCATCTCGGCAAGCCGCTGACCCAGGTGCCCGACCCGTTCGAGAAATTCGAAAGCTTCGCCCACCACAACAATGCCATGCTGCGCGACTTCCTCGACCGCTTCGGCTTCGAGTACGAGTTCGCCTCCGCCAGCGACTATTACGCCAGCGGCCGCTTCGACGACACGCTGAAGGCGGTGCTGCGCCACTATGACGCGATCATGGGCGTGATGCTGCCGACGCTGGGCGAGGAGCGGCGCGCGACCTATTCCCCGGTGCTGCCGATCAGCCCCACCAGCGGCATCGTCCTCCAGGTGCCGGTCGAGGTCGTCGATGCCGATGCCGGCCTGATCGCCTTCCAGGACGACGGCCAGCACATCGAACAGTCGATCCTGGGCGGCCGCGCCAAGCTTCAGTGGAAGGTCGACTGGGCGATGCGCTGGGTCGCGCTCGGCGTCGATTACGAAATGGCGGGCAAGGACCTGATCGATTCGGTCACCCAGTCGTCGAAGATCGCCCGCGTCCTCGGCGCTCGCCCGCCCGAGGGCTTCAACTACGAGATGTTCCTCGACGAGAACGGGCAGAAGATCTCGAAGTCCAAGGGCAACGGCCTCAGCCTGGACCAGTGGCTGACCTATGGCCCCGAAGAGAGCCTCGCCTTCTACGCCTATCGCGAGCCCAAGAAGGCCAAGCAGCTCCACTTGGGCGTCATCCCGCGCGCGATCGACGAATATTGGCAGTTCCGCGGCAATTATGCCGGCCAGCCGGTCGAACAGCGGCTGGGCAATCCCGTCCACCACATCCATGATGGCCCGCCACCCGAAGAGGCGCTGCCTGTCACCTTCGGGCTGCTCCTCAACCTCATCGGCGTGATGGGCGAGGCGACGAAGGAACAGGTCTGGGGCTATCTCGGCAACTATGTCGCCGATGCGTCGCCGGCGCGCTATCCCGCGCTCGACGCGCTAATCGGCCACGCCATCGCCTATGTCCGCGACGTCGCCGAAAAGCCCGTCCGCCGCGCGCCCGAGGGCGTGGAAGTCGCCGCGCTCGAACGCCTCGACGCCGAACTCGCCGCACTGCCTGAGGATGCGTCGGCGGAGGACATCCAGAACATCGTCTACGAGATCGGCAAAACCGGCGGGTTCGAGCAGCTGCGCGACTGGTTCAAGGCGCTCTACGAAACGCTGCTGGGATCTAGCCAGGGTCCGCGCATGGGCAGCTTCATCGCGCTGTACGGCGTGGCGAACACCCGCGCGCTGATCGCGGCGGCGTTGGGGCGGGGCTGA
- a CDS encoding bestrophin family protein, with translation MIVNNSPRMSTIVVEVWKPLLALFVWDVIVTVFYMTTTFRAPSLPLTIFGTVLALFLGFRDNSAYQRWWEGRQLWGLMINASRNLARAAIAFIPDEPARARDLKRSIALRQVAYVNALRAQLRKLGECPEVYQFVSKEEGAEPMSRVNGANGFLDGTAKRIEEARREGWIDTIQQTQMERILVDIANAQGGMERLKNTPLPVQYRFFPSFFTRLFCVLLPIGLVETLGWATPVGSTLAGLMFLAALQIGDDLVDPFSNTPHDLPMNAMCRTIEIDLKQAIGDEAPKPLTPVNGVLW, from the coding sequence ATGATCGTCAACAACTCCCCCCGCATGAGCACGATCGTCGTCGAGGTGTGGAAGCCGCTGCTGGCGCTTTTCGTGTGGGACGTGATCGTCACCGTCTTCTACATGACGACCACCTTCAGGGCGCCGTCGCTGCCGCTCACCATCTTCGGTACGGTGCTCGCGCTGTTCCTGGGGTTCAGGGACAATTCGGCGTATCAGCGCTGGTGGGAGGGGCGGCAGCTCTGGGGGTTGATGATCAACGCCTCGCGCAACCTCGCCCGCGCGGCGATCGCATTCATCCCCGACGAGCCGGCGCGGGCCCGCGACCTCAAGCGGTCGATCGCGCTCCGCCAGGTCGCCTATGTCAATGCGCTCCGCGCCCAGCTCCGCAAGCTGGGCGAGTGCCCCGAGGTCTATCAATTCGTCTCGAAGGAAGAGGGTGCCGAGCCGATGAGCCGCGTCAACGGCGCCAACGGCTTCCTCGACGGGACGGCGAAGCGGATCGAGGAGGCGCGGCGCGAGGGCTGGATCGACACGATCCAGCAGACGCAGATGGAGCGCATCCTGGTCGACATCGCCAATGCGCAAGGAGGCATGGAGCGGCTGAAGAACACGCCGCTGCCGGTCCAGTACCGGTTCTTCCCGTCCTTCTTCACGCGGCTGTTCTGCGTGCTGCTGCCGATCGGGCTGGTCGAGACGCTGGGCTGGGCCACGCCGGTCGGCTCGACGCTGGCGGGCCTGATGTTCCTCGCCGCGCTCCAGATCGGCGACGACCTGGTCGATCCGTTCAGCAACACGCCGCACGACCTGCCGATGAACGCGATGTGCCGGACGATCGAGATCGACCTGAAGCAGGCGATCGGCGACGAGGCGCCGAAGCCGCTGACCCCGGTCAACGGGGTGCTCTGGTAA
- a CDS encoding site-specific DNA-methyltransferase, whose protein sequence is MAVAEKLKRTAGVRARKAAAPLPLDTILRGDCVAAMKALPDASIDCIFADPPYNLQLGGELFRPDGSHVDAVTDDWDRFDTFAAYDRFTRSWLKEARRVLKPNGTIWVIGSYHNIFRVGTAIQDMGFWILNDIVWRKSNPMPNFKGTRFTNAHETLIWASMGEKARYTFNYRSLKTLNDELQMRSDWEFAICSGAERLKGEDGHKVHPTQKPEALLYRVMLAATHPGDVVLDPFFGTGTTGAVAKRLGRRFIGIEREEAYIAAAEARIEAALPLDESLLQTMQAPRNAPRVSFGTLVENGLVTPGTVLTDAKRRWRVTVRADGSLAGDGGEGSIHKLGAAVQGAPSCNGWTFWHHEDESGLAPIDSLRKRWLLATQP, encoded by the coding sequence ATGGCGGTTGCGGAAAAGCTGAAGCGGACGGCGGGGGTGCGTGCGCGCAAGGCGGCGGCGCCGCTGCCGCTCGACACGATCCTGCGCGGCGACTGCGTCGCGGCGATGAAGGCGCTGCCCGATGCCAGCATCGACTGCATCTTTGCCGACCCGCCCTACAACCTCCAGCTCGGCGGCGAACTGTTCCGGCCGGACGGCAGCCATGTCGACGCCGTCACCGACGACTGGGACCGGTTCGACACCTTTGCCGCCTATGACCGGTTCACGCGCAGCTGGCTGAAGGAAGCGCGCCGCGTCCTGAAGCCGAATGGCACGATCTGGGTGATCGGCAGCTATCACAACATCTTTCGCGTCGGCACCGCGATCCAGGACATGGGGTTCTGGATCCTCAACGACATCGTCTGGCGCAAGTCGAACCCGATGCCGAACTTCAAGGGCACGCGGTTCACCAACGCGCACGAGACGCTGATTTGGGCGTCGATGGGCGAGAAGGCGCGCTACACCTTCAACTATCGCAGCCTGAAGACGCTGAACGACGAATTGCAGATGCGGTCGGACTGGGAGTTCGCGATCTGCTCGGGCGCGGAGCGGCTGAAGGGCGAGGACGGGCACAAGGTCCATCCGACGCAGAAGCCGGAGGCGTTGCTCTATCGCGTAATGCTGGCGGCAACGCATCCGGGCGACGTGGTGCTCGACCCCTTCTTCGGCACCGGTACGACGGGCGCGGTCGCAAAGCGGCTGGGCCGCCGCTTCATCGGCATCGAGCGCGAGGAAGCGTACATCGCCGCCGCCGAGGCGCGGATCGAGGCGGCGCTGCCGCTCGACGAGTCGCTCCTCCAGACGATGCAGGCGCCGCGCAACGCGCCGCGCGTGTCGTTCGGAACCCTGGTCGAGAACGGGCTGGTCACGCCGGGCACGGTGCTGACCGATGCCAAGCGGCGCTGGCGCGTCACCGTGCGCGCCGACGGGTCGCTGGCGGGCGACGGCGGCGAGGGATCGATCCACAAGCTAGGCGCCGCGGTGCAGGGCGCGCCGTCGTGCAATGGCTGGACCTTCTGGCACCATGAGGACGAAAGCGGGCTCGCGCCGATCGACAGCCTGCGCAAGCGCTGGCTGCTCGCCACGCAGCCCTGA
- the folP gene encoding dihydropteroate synthase, which translates to MHLRPVQFADTPVGRDGEVARLAGGLQWFAAYDVIGGGERRTVPVAAFDDFVATLPDAQAERANLVARRISAPRAPIAAGERVLRFDQPQVMAILNLTPDSFSDGGRHDGDPASAAAAAVDMAAVGAAVIDIGGESTRPGAATVWEGDEIARVVPVIERLAASGTPVSIDTRKAAVMEAALAAGAHIVNDVSALLYDDRAVEVVAQAGVPVVLMHAADPKGGAAGTMAGGNALTDCFDWLETRIEAVVAAGIDRARIIVDPGIGFGKSLADNLAILNGLSLFHGLGCPLLLGASRKRVVGALSGEAPVERRLGGSLALALKGAEQGAQWLRVHDVAESVQALRVWRGLRDAALTAA; encoded by the coding sequence ATCCACCTTCGCCCCGTCCAGTTCGCCGACACGCCGGTGGGGCGCGATGGCGAGGTCGCGCGCCTGGCGGGCGGACTGCAATGGTTCGCGGCTTATGACGTGATCGGCGGGGGCGAGCGGCGGACGGTGCCGGTCGCCGCGTTCGACGATTTCGTCGCGACCCTGCCCGATGCGCAGGCGGAGCGGGCGAACCTGGTCGCCAGGCGCATTTCGGCACCGCGCGCGCCGATCGCGGCGGGGGAGCGGGTGCTCCGCTTCGACCAGCCGCAGGTGATGGCGATCCTGAACCTCACGCCCGACAGCTTTTCCGATGGCGGGCGGCATGACGGCGATCCGGCGAGTGCCGCTGCAGCGGCGGTCGACATGGCGGCGGTGGGCGCCGCGGTTATCGACATCGGCGGCGAATCGACTCGCCCCGGCGCGGCGACGGTCTGGGAAGGCGACGAGATCGCGCGCGTCGTCCCCGTGATCGAGCGGCTGGCGGCGAGCGGCACGCCCGTCTCGATCGACACGCGCAAGGCGGCGGTGATGGAAGCGGCGCTGGCAGCAGGCGCGCACATCGTCAACGACGTGTCGGCGCTCCTCTACGACGATCGCGCGGTCGAGGTGGTCGCGCAGGCGGGGGTGCCGGTGGTGCTGATGCACGCGGCCGATCCCAAGGGCGGCGCGGCGGGGACGATGGCTGGCGGCAACGCGCTGACCGACTGCTTCGACTGGCTGGAGACCCGGATCGAGGCGGTCGTCGCGGCCGGCATCGATCGCGCGCGCATCATCGTCGATCCGGGCATCGGCTTCGGCAAGTCGCTGGCCGACAACTTGGCGATCCTCAACGGCCTGTCGCTGTTTCACGGGCTCGGCTGTCCGCTGTTGCTGGGGGCCAGCCGCAAGCGGGTCGTCGGCGCGCTGTCGGGCGAAGCGCCGGTCGAGCGGCGGCTGGGCGGATCGCTGGCGCTCGCGCTGAAAGGTGCGGAACAGGGCGCGCAATGGCTGCGCGTCCACGATGTGGCTGAGAGCGTTCAGGCGCTGCGCGTGTGGCGGGGGCTGCGGGACGCGGCGCTTACCGCCGCGTAA
- a CDS encoding DUF3140 domain-containing protein, producing MDDDDKKSVRDDFAEAVNMAPAAIEKFLDSEDSKRVGQKDGGGESVGHASGRRIVEIKRKKQGDLTDDDYAHMKKVVGYVHRHLAQGGPKDDAEHSDWRYSLMNWGHDPLKD from the coding sequence ATGGACGACGACGACAAGAAGTCGGTGCGCGACGACTTCGCCGAGGCGGTCAACATGGCGCCGGCGGCGATCGAAAAGTTCCTCGACAGCGAGGATTCGAAGCGGGTCGGCCAGAAGGACGGCGGCGGCGAGAGCGTCGGCCACGCGTCCGGCCGGCGCATCGTCGAGATCAAGCGCAAGAAGCAGGGCGACCTGACCGACGACGATTACGCGCACATGAAGAAGGTCGTCGGTTACGTCCACCGCCACCTGGCGCAGGGCGGGCCCAAGGACGATGCCGAGCATTCGGACTGGCGCTATTCGCTGATGAACTGGGGTCACGATCCGCTGAAGGATTGA
- a CDS encoding metal-dependent hydrolase family protein, with product MFSSLLALAAVAAPVQEAPASDSVVITADRLIDVSTGRVIDRPVIVATGGRIVSIVGEGTSRPVIPANARRIDLPGKTLLPGLIDMHVHLTSNPKYGGYTGLQFTDSFWIAQGVGNAERTLRAGFTTVRNVGSDGYADVGMKQAIEEGWVVGPRIVPAAHALGATGGHCDETFLPPSYNRKSVAVGDSPEELRRRVREQRKYGAEVIKACATGGVFSRNTEPGVQQLRLEELKAIADEAHFWKLKAAAHAHGADGIRAAIEAGFDTIEHVSFIDDAGIRAAKARGTFLGFDVYNTEYTLSEGEKNGVLPENIEKERRVGTIQRENFRKAAQAGARMIFSTDAGIYPHGDNARQLAVMVRFGLTPLQAIQSATVNAAEALGRSGDVGTLAVGRYADIVAVEGDPLSDVRLLERPAAVIKGGELIVGEGAR from the coding sequence ATGTTCAGTTCGCTTCTCGCGCTCGCCGCCGTCGCTGCGCCCGTCCAGGAAGCGCCCGCTTCCGACAGCGTCGTCATCACCGCCGACCGGCTGATCGATGTCTCGACCGGCCGCGTGATCGACCGGCCGGTGATCGTCGCCACCGGCGGCCGGATCGTGTCGATCGTGGGGGAGGGGACCTCCCGGCCCGTCATCCCCGCCAATGCCCGCCGGATCGACTTGCCCGGCAAGACGCTGCTCCCGGGCCTGATCGACATGCACGTCCATCTGACGAGCAACCCGAAATATGGCGGCTATACCGGGCTTCAGTTCACCGACAGCTTCTGGATCGCGCAGGGCGTCGGCAATGCCGAGCGCACGCTGCGCGCGGGCTTCACGACGGTGCGCAACGTCGGCAGCGACGGCTATGCCGATGTCGGCATGAAGCAGGCGATCGAGGAGGGCTGGGTCGTCGGTCCACGCATCGTCCCCGCCGCCCACGCGCTGGGCGCGACCGGCGGGCATTGCGACGAGACGTTCCTGCCGCCCTCCTACAACCGCAAGTCGGTGGCGGTCGGCGACAGCCCCGAGGAATTGCGCCGCCGGGTGCGCGAGCAGCGCAAATACGGCGCTGAAGTCATCAAGGCGTGCGCCACCGGCGGCGTGTTCAGCCGCAACACCGAACCCGGCGTCCAGCAGCTCCGCCTCGAGGAGCTGAAGGCGATCGCCGACGAGGCGCATTTCTGGAAATTGAAGGCCGCGGCGCACGCGCACGGCGCTGACGGCATCCGCGCGGCGATCGAAGCCGGGTTTGACACGATCGAGCATGTCAGCTTCATCGACGATGCCGGGATCAGGGCGGCGAAGGCGCGCGGCACCTTCCTGGGCTTCGACGTCTACAACACCGAATACACCCTGTCGGAGGGCGAGAAGAACGGCGTCCTCCCCGAGAATATCGAGAAGGAGCGCCGCGTCGGCACGATCCAGCGCGAGAATTTCCGCAAGGCCGCCCAAGCGGGCGCGCGCATGATCTTTTCCACCGACGCCGGCATCTATCCGCACGGCGACAATGCCAGGCAGCTGGCGGTGATGGTGCGGTTCGGGCTGACGCCGCTCCAGGCGATCCAGTCGGCGACGGTCAACGCGGCTGAGGCGCTGGGACGGTCGGGGGACGTCGGCACGCTCGCGGTCGGTCGCTATGCCGACATCGTCGCTGTCGAGGGCGATCCGCTGAGCGACGTTCGCTTGCTCGAACGTCCTGCCGCGGTCATCAAGGGCGGCGAGTTGATCGTCGGGGAGGGCGCGCGATGA
- a CDS encoding alpha/beta hydrolase — protein MSVLAALALLQAGAAAPVPDLGANLERFDYPFTVERLRVPVGGEMAQMAFMDVRPATSNGRAIVLLHGKNFCGATWEAAARMLTARGWRVLIPDQIGFCKSDKPAGAQYTLSGLAANTARLMKARGIGRAVVVGHSMGGMLAARFAIDHPELTERLVMVNPLGLADRAAEGVPYRALADLIADERKTDAASIKAYQLANYYHGEWRPGYDRWVRMLAGQSAGAGREAVAIAQGKTSEMIFTQPVLYQFGRIKAPTTLIVGTRDTTVFAKRQAPATLQAFLKPIPALAPAAVARIPGAKLVRMEGLGHSPQVEAPDRFHEALLGAIG, from the coding sequence ATGAGCGTCCTTGCCGCGCTTGCGCTGCTACAGGCGGGCGCCGCCGCGCCGGTGCCTGACCTCGGCGCCAATCTGGAGCGGTTCGACTATCCCTTCACCGTCGAGCGGCTGCGCGTGCCCGTGGGCGGCGAGATGGCGCAGATGGCGTTCATGGACGTGCGGCCGGCGACGTCGAACGGGCGCGCGATCGTGCTGCTCCACGGCAAGAATTTCTGCGGCGCGACCTGGGAAGCGGCGGCGCGGATGCTGACCGCGCGCGGCTGGCGCGTGCTGATCCCGGACCAGATCGGTTTCTGCAAGTCGGACAAGCCGGCGGGTGCGCAATACACGCTGTCGGGGCTTGCGGCGAACACCGCGCGGCTGATGAAGGCGCGCGGGATCGGCCGCGCGGTCGTCGTCGGCCATTCGATGGGCGGGATGCTCGCGGCGCGCTTCGCGATCGACCATCCGGAGCTCACCGAACGGCTGGTGATGGTCAATCCGCTCGGCCTCGCCGACCGCGCGGCGGAGGGCGTGCCCTATCGCGCGCTCGCCGACCTGATCGCCGACGAGCGCAAGACCGACGCCGCGAGCATCAAGGCGTATCAGCTCGCCAACTATTATCACGGCGAGTGGCGGCCGGGGTACGACCGCTGGGTGCGGATGCTGGCGGGCCAGTCGGCCGGCGCCGGGCGCGAGGCCGTGGCGATCGCGCAGGGCAAGACCAGCGAGATGATCTTCACCCAGCCCGTCCTCTATCAGTTCGGCCGGATCAAGGCGCCGACGACGCTGATCGTCGGCACCCGCGACACGACGGTGTTCGCCAAGCGCCAGGCGCCGGCGACGCTTCAGGCGTTCCTGAAGCCGATCCCGGCGCTCGCCCCCGCCGCAGTCGCGCGCATCCCGGGCGCCAAGCTGGTCCGCATGGAGGGGCTGGGCCATTCGCCGCAGGTCGAGGCGCCCGACCGCTTTCACGAGGCGCTGCTCGGCGCGATCGGGTGA